A part of Raphanus sativus cultivar WK10039 unplaced genomic scaffold, ASM80110v3 Scaffold0056, whole genome shotgun sequence genomic DNA contains:
- the LOC130500902 gene encoding uncharacterized protein LOC130500902 codes for MREERLVYAIDLLREEAFKWWVQEEDDRRFYKEPTIKTWRALKEAMRHEFAPEFTSSEIKELYPRRYPTHGSKEARKVVAQESKRGCSQQANLQPSQGHTIVQCLDQKSDIPKAMESRSNVKTGPEVQQDPNSTSLFESKVHKELFPRNKEILDLKEEDTSSQGIKEQELKREDPVYQHGIAKEEEAIRIPDESSMWYRDVEERATSELPLFTITRCWNISTGDPHRYHMSRTKPPTSRDPSK; via the exons ATGAGGGAAGAGAGGCTAGTTTATGCCATAGATCTACTTAGAGAAGAAGCCTTCAAATGGTgggtacaagaagaagatgataggaGGTTTTACAAAGAGCCAACCATCAAAACGTGGAGAGCTCTTAAGGAAGCCATGAGAcatgagtttgcaccagagtTTACAAGTTCTGAAATTAAGGAACTTTAtccaaggaggtatccaactcatggttccaaagaagctaGAAAAGTTGTTGCACAAGAGAGTAAGAGAGGCTGTTCTCAACAAGCCAACTTGCAACCAAGCCAGGGGCACACCATTGTCCAATGCCTAgaccagaaaagtgacatcccaAAGGCCATGGAGAGTAGAAGT aatgttaagacaggTCCTGAGGTCCAGCAAGATCCGAACTCCACATCCTTGTTTGAATCCAAAGTTCACAAAGAATTATTtccaaggaacaaggagattTTAGACCTCAAAGAGGAGGACACatcaagccaag GAATTAAGGAGCAAGAACTTAAAAGAGAAGACCCAGTTTACCAGCATGGCAttgctaaagaggaggaagccataa ggataccagatgagagctctATG TGGTACCGAGACGTGGAGGAGAGAGCGACGTCGGAGCTGCCGCTCTTCACCATCACTCGATGCTGGAATATATCCACCGGAGATCCACACCGTTACCATATGAGCCGTACCAAACCACCAACGTCGAGAGATCCGAGCAAATGA
- the LOC108836344 gene encoding major latex allergen Hev b 5-like has translation MGKVKNSAQQADSSKIEKHAEPEGSRRSLSDGEPESLPPRNDPSASDAIPEVTEELDSFNTANEKAPSEESDERTPGLGEDPSAKVPEADPQPQKEPSSAVVPAAPVTDKSP, from the coding sequence ATGGGAAAAGTGAAGAACTCAGCTCAACAAGCCGATTCATCCAAGATAGAGAAGCATGCAGAGCCTGAAGGAAGTCGAAGGTCACTCTCAGATGGCGAACCTGAATCGCTTCCGCCGAGAAACGATCCGTCGGCGTCCGATGCTATTCCTGAGGTCACCGAGGAACTTGACTCCTTCAACACTGCGAATGAGAAAGCTCCCTCAGAGGAGAGTGATGAAAGAACTCCGGGTCTTGGAGAAGATCCATCTGCTAAAGTTCCTGAAGCAGATCCGCAACCGCAGAAAGAACCCTCCAGTGCTGTCGTTCCAGCTGCTCCAGTCACTGATAAATCGCCGTAA